In Halobaculum sp. XH14, a single genomic region encodes these proteins:
- a CDS encoding nicotinate-nucleotide--dimethylbenzimidazole phosphoribosyltransferase, whose product MRVVLVGGSTATARIDGISAAGADPDLMAHTPSADLEIIEYGRPVRSPVVPVSPSGCPTPAVLTRAARDLLGFDVLAVDAGLARPTGAPTVEFGGEPGGDIRDPNPVPDAKRTFEAARKFGRGLPDEELAVGETIPGGTTTAMGVLVALGERATVSSSLPENPLALKRDVVADALESSGFAEGDAAGDPAGAVRQVGDPVLAAVAGLTVGAAESGTSVTLAGGTQLAAAAALARHAGVDAPLELATTSFVAADPTAAIRDLAADLDLEVTVTDPGFDRLEHPATDAYVAGEAKEGVGMGGALALVAESGVPMAVLRERIVTVYDRLLADAPAVEP is encoded by the coding sequence ATGAGGGTCGTCCTCGTCGGCGGGAGCACCGCCACCGCCCGGATCGACGGAATCAGCGCCGCGGGCGCGGACCCGGACCTGATGGCACACACGCCGAGCGCGGACCTGGAGATCATCGAGTACGGACGGCCCGTCCGGTCGCCGGTCGTGCCCGTCAGCCCCTCCGGCTGTCCGACGCCCGCCGTCCTCACCCGCGCCGCGCGCGACCTGCTGGGCTTCGACGTCCTCGCCGTCGACGCCGGCCTCGCGCGCCCGACGGGAGCCCCGACCGTCGAGTTCGGCGGCGAACCGGGCGGGGACATCCGGGACCCGAACCCGGTCCCCGACGCGAAGCGGACGTTCGAGGCGGCCCGGAAGTTCGGACGCGGCCTCCCGGACGAGGAACTCGCGGTCGGCGAGACGATCCCCGGCGGCACGACCACCGCGATGGGGGTGCTCGTGGCGCTGGGCGAGCGCGCGACCGTGTCCTCGTCGCTCCCGGAGAACCCGCTCGCGCTCAAACGCGACGTCGTCGCGGACGCGCTCGAATCGAGCGGCTTCGCCGAGGGCGACGCGGCGGGCGACCCCGCCGGGGCGGTTCGGCAGGTCGGCGACCCGGTGCTCGCCGCGGTGGCCGGGCTGACGGTCGGCGCGGCGGAATCCGGGACGTCGGTGACGCTCGCCGGGGGGACGCAACTGGCGGCCGCCGCCGCGCTCGCCAGGCACGCGGGCGTCGACGCGCCGCTCGAACTCGCCACCACCTCGTTCGTCGCCGCCGACCCGACGGCGGCGATCCGCGACCTCGCGGCCGACCTCGACCTCGAGGTCACCGTCACGGACCCCGGATTCGATCGTCTGGAGCATCCGGCGACGGACGCCTACGTCGCCGGCGAGGCGAAGGAGGGCGTCGGGATGGGCGGCGCGCTCGCGCTGGTCGCGGAATCGGGGGTCCCGATGGCCGTCCTCCGCGAGCGGATCGTCACCGTGTACGACCGACTGCTCGCGGACGCGCCCGCGGTCGAGCCATGA
- the dph5 gene encoding diphthine synthase, whose product MLTFIGLGLHDERSVTVEGREALRAADRVFAEFYTSRLVGATVADLEAHHGVEIEVRDRAGVEQYPEPMLETAESEDVAFLTAGDTMISTTHVDLRMRAAERGVDTRVIHGVTAQSAASSLTGLQNYRFGKAVTLPFPYAHGADGVPASVVDGIEDNRERGLHTLVYLDIKVAGSSPAGPAEGEPDEFMTASEAAGMLAADWDPDALGVAVARAGSPDPVVAADTLASLSEREFGGPLHMLVVPGEVHHLEAEAVGTLAGCPDEILPER is encoded by the coding sequence ATGCTCACGTTCATCGGCCTCGGCCTGCACGACGAGCGCTCGGTCACCGTCGAGGGACGCGAGGCGCTGCGGGCGGCCGACCGCGTGTTCGCCGAGTTCTACACGAGCCGGCTCGTCGGCGCGACGGTCGCGGACCTGGAGGCCCACCACGGCGTCGAGATCGAGGTACGGGACCGGGCGGGCGTCGAACAGTACCCGGAACCGATGCTCGAGACGGCAGAATCCGAAGACGTCGCGTTTCTCACCGCCGGCGACACGATGATCTCGACGACCCACGTCGATCTGCGGATGCGTGCGGCCGAACGCGGGGTCGACACGCGGGTGATCCACGGCGTCACCGCCCAGTCGGCCGCCTCGTCGCTCACCGGCCTGCAGAACTACCGCTTCGGGAAGGCCGTCACGCTCCCGTTCCCGTACGCCCACGGCGCGGACGGCGTCCCCGCGAGCGTCGTCGATGGCATCGAGGACAACCGCGAGCGGGGGCTCCACACGCTGGTGTATCTCGACATCAAGGTCGCCGGCTCCTCGCCGGCCGGCCCCGCCGAGGGCGAGCCCGACGAGTTCATGACCGCGAGCGAGGCCGCGGGGATGCTCGCGGCGGACTGGGATCCGGACGCGCTCGGCGTCGCGGTGGCGCGGGCCGGCAGTCCCGACCCCGTCGTCGCCGCCGACACGCTCGCCTCGCTTTCCGAGCGGGAGTTCGGCGGCCCGCTCCACATGCTCGTCGTTCCGGGCGAGGTCCACCACCTCGAAGCCGAGGCGGTCGGGACGCTGGCCGGCTGTCCGGACGAGATTCTCCCCGAGCGCTGA
- a CDS encoding DUF5615 family PIN-like protein — MRILADTNVPEEYVSALRGDDHTVVFSREVSDLGPEATDASILEFAESDGWAILSTDVKDFTDRDAGVPVFVAPQDMSGGSVRAAIARIDAMPFDPADVEPLWLSSV, encoded by the coding sequence ATGCGGATTCTCGCCGATACGAACGTCCCGGAGGAGTACGTCTCGGCGCTTCGCGGGGATGACCACACGGTCGTGTTCTCCCGTGAGGTCTCGGACCTCGGGCCGGAAGCGACGGACGCATCGATACTCGAGTTCGCGGAATCGGACGGGTGGGCGATTCTCTCGACTGACGTGAAGGATTTTACCGACCGTGATGCTGGTGTTCCGGTGTTCGTCGCACCACAGGACATGTCGGGGGGAAGCGTCCGGGCGGCGATCGCACGTATCGACGCGATGCCGTTCGACCCGGCCGACGTGGAGCCGCTCTGGCTCTCGTCGGTTTGA
- a CDS encoding DUF433 domain-containing protein, translating into MAGIVCDDAVRSGDPHIEGTRVTVLDLKRRVIDNDEDPHVVAGEHDLSIGDLFRALAYYYDNRDRVRDREQEAEVTRSEGERRTRQLLEDVRGDDSNTAERAD; encoded by the coding sequence ATGGCCGGGATCGTGTGCGACGATGCGGTCCGCTCGGGCGACCCCCACATCGAAGGGACTCGTGTCACCGTGCTGGATCTCAAGCGGCGCGTCATCGACAACGACGAGGACCCGCACGTCGTCGCCGGCGAACACGACCTTTCGATCGGCGATCTCTTCCGGGCGCTCGCCTACTACTACGACAACCGGGACCGCGTCCGTGACCGCGAACAGGAGGCGGAAGTAACGCGCAGTGAGGGCGAACGACGAACTCGACAGCTTCTCGAGGACGTTCGCGGGGACGATTCGAACACCGCCGAACGGGCCGACTGA
- the artA gene encoding archaeosortase A has protein sequence MQSALLDVATDVLLAAPNAATDALAWLVVLTFLVGAGMEWAARTGRLDAGYVRTARGVVAGAWAMFALFWLVLFPHFAFAQKSYVEGILAIVAVPACLYVAKLLWEGRDSLFVLSRAVAGMGLVYLPFETIPSVSLFGTAYPAPKAALIRTVTVQTGVLIRLLGYDPELVRGPELGYLNAFQFTTAGGHTLLFEIVLACTGLGSIAIFVGLIGAVRAPLGRKLRGLAIAVPVIWSLNLVRTTFIGVTFGNQYLQVFVDEVLFLFGSSDPYMVSFFLSDRVISQVLAVVALVGVTYLVVRELPELLTVIEDVLYLVTNEEYDLHGSLDLPEESARGPMRTDGSDSE, from the coding sequence ATGCAGAGCGCCCTCCTCGACGTCGCCACCGACGTCCTCCTCGCGGCCCCCAACGCCGCGACCGACGCGCTCGCGTGGCTCGTCGTCCTGACGTTCCTCGTCGGGGCGGGGATGGAGTGGGCCGCCAGGACGGGCCGGCTCGACGCCGGATACGTCCGGACCGCCCGCGGCGTCGTCGCCGGCGCGTGGGCCATGTTCGCGCTGTTCTGGCTCGTGCTGTTCCCACACTTCGCGTTCGCACAGAAGAGCTACGTCGAGGGGATACTCGCCATCGTCGCCGTGCCGGCGTGTCTCTACGTCGCCAAACTGCTCTGGGAGGGGCGCGACTCGCTGTTCGTCCTCTCGCGTGCGGTCGCCGGCATGGGCCTGGTGTACCTCCCGTTCGAGACGATCCCCTCCGTCTCGCTGTTCGGCACGGCCTACCCCGCCCCGAAGGCGGCCCTCATCCGGACCGTCACCGTCCAGACCGGCGTTCTCATCCGGCTGCTCGGCTACGACCCCGAACTCGTCCGCGGCCCCGAGCTCGGCTACCTGAACGCCTTCCAGTTCACCACCGCGGGCGGGCACACGCTGCTGTTCGAGATCGTGCTCGCGTGCACCGGCCTGGGGAGCATCGCCATCTTCGTCGGGCTCATCGGCGCGGTGCGTGCCCCGCTCGGCAGGAAGCTCCGCGGGCTGGCGATCGCCGTCCCCGTCATCTGGTCGCTTAACCTCGTGCGCACGACGTTCATCGGCGTCACGTTCGGCAACCAGTACCTCCAGGTGTTCGTCGACGAGGTGCTGTTCCTGTTCGGCTCCTCGGACCCGTACATGGTCTCGTTTTTCCTCTCGGATCGGGTCATCAGCCAGGTGCTCGCGGTCGTCGCGCTCGTGGGCGTCACCTACCTCGTCGTCCGCGAACTCCCCGAACTCCTGACGGTCATCGAGGACGTGCTGTATCTCGTCACTAACGAGGAGTACGACCTCCACGGCTCGCTCGACCTGCCCGAAGAGTCCGCCCGGGGGCCGATGCGGACCGACGGGTCGGACTCCGAGTAG
- a CDS encoding BGTF surface domain-containing protein, protein MTETNNKIRALFLTALMVFSVFAMTVAFGGSAAAAVGNQSDLTRDAEMNTGSTYWAGQQVLIDTGDDNASESWQVRSVDTDAPNNIGGLEEEFTLDENGTAVIDTSDLDGTYVVVNSTGDPITFTDGDADGHETDANDASFEVAPMSLTTEFADDEAGNAGPSNSTELSISSNRGSYNVTISSEDLDADELHEIFNDSAAASMTVDTGTDGDDDAVQLSNIDDGDYTANFTDIDAGNYTFTVDATDTTASDTANITVNDVSGGATSFETSTIEEEQGDIATFNVSISGAADTASVTFGDYSSIGYQLNFTAEDGSGDGQVTVAINTYAAGNPDSTIDEVVYATSEDDSVTNRDEAGTGELGSVLATGNYRLGTAANANQYVSAMDDPDDVGTLVIRERSTNSATIWTAPSTDLDTDDDEDDAVGIDDLEARMEGGSLTESDEIALGDYVVVQVSATGLNGTAQLSAANFTGDEEFGGDLTVEQTGNIGNFQPKALNVSASQGSISLFTDQDSDSYYIAFQTDEVQWNRTVNNESVTPSDGETYEATYTVEDDFLLGSTDSDDHQSVNTTFDTASRTVSIDDDPVNVTVGTNQTVSGTSSLAPGSEIQVRAESDDGVQPAFFKSATAVVQPDGTWSAELDFSEQSTGDTFTVEADASNVDTVTADGNVVETLDTDTTAPPTTEPPTEPPTTEPPTEPPTTEPPTEDPGTEPPTEPPTTTTTPGFTAVLALIALIGAAFLATRRD, encoded by the coding sequence ATGACAGAAACAAACAATAAGATCCGCGCGCTGTTCCTGACAGCGCTGATGGTCTTCTCCGTGTTCGCCATGACGGTAGCCTTCGGTGGCTCCGCCGCGGCGGCGGTCGGCAATCAGTCCGACCTCACACGCGATGCGGAGATGAACACGGGATCGACGTATTGGGCAGGACAGCAGGTCCTGATTGACACTGGTGACGACAACGCCAGCGAATCGTGGCAGGTCCGTTCGGTCGACACGGACGCGCCGAACAACATTGGTGGACTCGAAGAGGAGTTCACCCTCGACGAGAACGGAACGGCCGTCATCGACACGAGTGACCTCGACGGTACCTACGTCGTCGTCAACTCGACCGGTGACCCGATTACGTTCACCGACGGCGATGCCGACGGGCACGAGACTGACGCTAACGACGCGTCCTTCGAGGTTGCTCCGATGTCGCTGACCACGGAGTTCGCCGACGATGAGGCCGGCAACGCCGGCCCGTCGAACTCCACGGAGCTCTCGATCTCGTCCAACCGCGGTAGCTACAACGTGACCATCTCGTCCGAGGATCTCGATGCTGACGAACTTCACGAGATCTTCAACGACTCGGCTGCGGCGAGCATGACCGTCGACACCGGTACCGACGGTGACGACGACGCCGTCCAGCTCAGCAACATTGACGACGGCGACTACACCGCCAACTTCACCGACATCGACGCCGGGAACTACACGTTCACCGTCGATGCCACCGACACGACGGCCTCCGACACGGCCAACATCACGGTGAACGACGTCAGCGGCGGCGCGACGTCGTTCGAGACCAGCACCATCGAAGAGGAGCAGGGTGACATTGCGACGTTCAACGTCTCCATCTCCGGTGCGGCCGACACGGCGTCGGTCACCTTCGGTGACTACAGTTCGATCGGCTACCAGCTGAACTTCACCGCGGAGGACGGCAGCGGTGACGGTCAGGTTACGGTCGCCATCAACACGTACGCGGCGGGTAACCCCGATTCGACCATCGACGAGGTCGTGTACGCGACCTCCGAGGACGACTCGGTCACCAACCGCGACGAGGCCGGTACGGGCGAACTCGGCTCGGTTCTCGCGACCGGTAACTACCGGCTCGGGACCGCCGCGAACGCGAACCAGTACGTGAGCGCGATGGACGATCCCGACGACGTCGGGACGCTCGTCATCCGCGAACGGTCGACGAATAGCGCCACCATCTGGACCGCTCCCAGCACCGACCTCGACACCGACGACGACGAGGACGACGCTGTGGGCATCGACGACCTCGAGGCACGGATGGAGGGCGGCTCGCTCACCGAGAGCGACGAGATCGCGCTCGGCGACTACGTCGTCGTGCAGGTCTCCGCCACGGGTCTCAACGGTACGGCCCAGCTCAGTGCTGCGAACTTCACCGGCGATGAAGAATTCGGCGGTGACCTCACGGTCGAACAGACCGGAAACATCGGGAACTTCCAGCCGAAGGCCCTGAACGTTTCCGCAAGCCAGGGATCCATCTCGCTGTTCACCGATCAGGACTCCGACTCCTACTACATCGCGTTCCAGACCGACGAGGTCCAGTGGAACCGGACGGTGAACAACGAGAGTGTCACGCCGTCTGACGGCGAGACCTACGAAGCGACCTACACGGTCGAGGACGACTTCCTGCTTGGCAGCACCGACTCCGACGACCACCAGTCGGTCAACACCACGTTCGACACGGCCAGCCGGACGGTCTCGATCGACGATGACCCGGTTAACGTCACCGTCGGTACGAACCAGACCGTCAGCGGCACCTCGTCTCTCGCGCCCGGTAGCGAGATTCAGGTCCGCGCCGAGTCCGACGACGGCGTCCAGCCGGCGTTCTTCAAGTCGGCCACCGCCGTGGTCCAGCCTGACGGCACGTGGAGTGCCGAACTCGACTTCAGCGAGCAGAGCACCGGTGACACCTTCACCGTGGAAGCTGACGCTTCGAACGTCGACACCGTGACCGCCGACGGCAACGTCGTCGAGACGCTCGACACCGACACGACGGCACCGCCGACGACGGAGCCGCCGACGGAGCCGCCGACGACGGAACCGCCGACGGAGCCGCCGACGACGGAACCGCCGACGGAGGATCCGGGTACGGAGCCGCCGACGGAGCCGCCGACGACCACGACGACGCCCGGCTTCACGGCCGTGCTCGCTCTGATCGCGCTCATCGGCGCTGCGTTCCTCGCGACCCGTCGCGACTAA
- a CDS encoding ABC transporter ATP-binding protein, with protein MTTVTVANLRKEFDDVLAVDGIDLAVRDGEFLVIVGPSGCGKSTTLRLLAGLESATDGRIEMGDRDVTAVKPKDRNMAMVFQNYALYPHMTGRRNITFGMKSSGDFTDEEIDRRVEDAAATLDITDLLDRKPEAMSGGERQRVALGRAIVRDPDAFLMDEPLSNLDAKLRIQMRAELARLHSSLGTTTVYVTHDQTEAMTLGERVVVMNDGRIMQVDEPQTLYDFPANRFVAEFIGDPAMNMIPVALEDRTVVHDAFTLSLPVDEEGYRPDRNGERDTRIGDRHRAVLGVRPEDLSLDDERPSSDAGTIDAEVNVTEPLGDSLLLHCSIGDTSCKIGAEPRAEIRAGETVSVAYDPDRLHLFDVETGEALYHSQVHRSPGKRTPRRSQG; from the coding sequence ATGACAACTGTCACAGTAGCAAACCTCCGGAAGGAGTTCGACGACGTGCTCGCGGTCGACGGGATCGACCTCGCCGTCCGGGATGGCGAGTTCCTCGTCATCGTCGGCCCGAGCGGCTGCGGGAAAAGTACGACTCTCCGACTGCTCGCGGGCCTCGAGTCGGCGACCGACGGCCGGATCGAGATGGGTGATCGGGACGTCACCGCCGTGAAGCCGAAGGATCGAAACATGGCGATGGTGTTCCAGAACTACGCGCTGTACCCGCACATGACCGGACGGCGGAACATCACCTTCGGCATGAAATCGAGCGGCGACTTCACCGACGAGGAGATCGATCGACGGGTCGAGGACGCGGCGGCGACGCTCGACATCACCGACCTGTTGGATCGCAAGCCGGAGGCGATGTCCGGCGGCGAACGCCAGCGTGTCGCGCTGGGGCGGGCGATCGTCCGCGACCCCGACGCGTTCCTGATGGACGAGCCGCTCAGCAACCTCGACGCGAAACTCAGGATTCAGATGCGCGCCGAACTCGCCCGACTCCACTCGTCGCTCGGGACGACGACCGTCTACGTCACCCACGACCAGACGGAAGCGATGACGCTCGGCGAACGGGTCGTCGTGATGAACGACGGACGGATCATGCAGGTCGACGAGCCCCAGACGCTGTACGACTTCCCCGCCAACCGGTTCGTCGCCGAGTTCATCGGCGATCCGGCGATGAACATGATTCCAGTGGCGCTCGAGGACCGGACCGTCGTCCACGACGCGTTCACCCTTTCGCTCCCGGTCGACGAGGAGGGGTATCGACCGGATCGGAACGGCGAGCGTGACACTCGAATCGGCGACCGTCACCGTGCCGTCCTGGGCGTCCGGCCCGAGGACCTCTCCCTCGACGATGAGCGTCCCAGCAGCGACGCCGGGACCATCGACGCCGAGGTGAACGTGACGGAGCCGCTCGGTGATAGCCTCCTGTTACACTGCTCCATCGGGGACACGTCATGCAAAATCGGTGCCGAGCCGCGCGCGGAGATCCGAGCCGGTGAGACGGTTTCGGTTGCGTACGATCCCGATCGGCTCCACCTCTTCGACGTCGAAACCGGTGAGGCGCTCTATCACTCCCAAGTCCACCGCTCTCCGGGGAAGCGAACACCTCGCCGGAGTCAGGGATAG
- a CDS encoding carbohydrate ABC transporter permease, with the protein MIGIVEYARRQVDALGGDPARRTIRGDPPGTHLQLWVLVLAVVFPIVVAVLVSTKETGVVTGLGDLVPGGYAVENYREALVDYRFGRFMWNSLVMALVVVVGKLVVSVFAAMAIVYYRVPYKDLVFLFILFTLLLPVPVRFVPLFQLMNDLGWSNTILAITVPYVASATTVFILRQHFMSIPTSIVETARMDGVGPGRFMLFVLLPMSRGVLVGVSIIMFVYAWNQYLWPLIIIDAEANQVAQVGLQLLQGDVQGGQLSWSLVMAGSTLTLLPPLLLMIVFRKPLLETISIQQT; encoded by the coding sequence ATGATCGGCATCGTCGAATACGCGAGACGGCAGGTCGACGCGCTGGGAGGGGACCCGGCGAGGAGGACGATCCGCGGCGATCCCCCCGGGACGCACCTCCAGTTGTGGGTCCTCGTGCTCGCCGTGGTGTTCCCGATCGTGGTCGCGGTGCTCGTCAGCACGAAGGAGACGGGCGTCGTCACGGGCCTCGGCGATCTCGTCCCCGGCGGCTACGCCGTCGAGAACTACCGGGAGGCGCTGGTCGACTACCGGTTCGGCCGATTCATGTGGAACTCGCTGGTGATGGCCCTCGTCGTCGTCGTCGGGAAACTGGTCGTCTCCGTGTTCGCGGCGATGGCGATCGTCTACTACCGGGTCCCGTACAAGGACCTCGTCTTCCTGTTCATCCTGTTCACGCTGCTGTTGCCCGTCCCCGTTCGGTTCGTCCCGCTGTTCCAGCTGATGAACGATCTCGGATGGAGCAACACGATCCTCGCCATCACCGTCCCCTACGTCGCCAGCGCGACGACGGTGTTCATCCTGCGCCAGCACTTCATGTCGATCCCGACGTCGATCGTCGAGACCGCCAGAATGGACGGCGTCGGGCCGGGACGATTCATGTTGTTCGTGCTCCTGCCGATGTCGCGGGGCGTCCTCGTCGGGGTCTCGATCATCATGTTCGTGTACGCCTGGAACCAGTACCTCTGGCCGCTGATCATCATCGACGCGGAGGCCAATCAGGTCGCCCAGGTCGGGCTCCAGCTACTCCAGGGTGACGTCCAGGGCGGCCAGCTCTCGTGGTCGCTCGTGATGGCCGGGTCGACGCTGACGCTACTGCCGCCGCTTCTGTTGATGATCGTGTTCCGAAAACCGCTGCTAGAGACGATTAGCATCCAGCAAACGTAA
- a CDS encoding carbohydrate ABC transporter permease yields MSTREIFTGRLESGLLLLPTLLVSVVFLYYPTALAVRTSFFNSGFGQEDEFVGLENYLSLLTDSGYHSSLFVSIVFAAVVVVGVIAVSLYLTFLIHEVDTGQGVYLLSVIWPYALPPAVGALVFLFIAHPTLGVLTGPVEALGVDVDWFNDGPQAFVVVALAAIWKQIGYNVIFMIAAMNNVPDTLTETAALDGVGGLSRLVFVYVPIMTPTLFFLVIINTIYAFFSTFAFVDLLTSGGPSNATNVLIFDLYQEAFSFFNFGVASTKSVVLFLIVGVLMYVQFRVTDSYSYYGA; encoded by the coding sequence ATGTCCACACGCGAAATTTTCACCGGTCGGCTCGAGTCCGGGCTGCTGCTGTTGCCGACGCTGCTCGTCTCGGTCGTGTTCCTGTACTACCCGACGGCACTCGCCGTGCGAACCAGTTTCTTCAACTCCGGGTTCGGTCAGGAGGACGAGTTCGTGGGCCTCGAGAACTACCTCTCCCTGTTGACGGACTCGGGGTATCACTCGAGCCTGTTCGTGTCGATCGTGTTCGCTGCCGTCGTCGTCGTCGGCGTCATCGCCGTCTCGCTGTATCTGACGTTTCTCATCCACGAGGTCGACACCGGACAGGGCGTCTATCTGCTCTCGGTGATCTGGCCGTACGCGCTCCCCCCCGCGGTCGGCGCGCTCGTGTTCCTCTTCATCGCCCACCCGACGCTGGGCGTCCTGACCGGTCCGGTGGAGGCGCTCGGCGTCGACGTCGACTGGTTCAACGACGGACCCCAGGCGTTCGTCGTCGTCGCGCTCGCGGCCATCTGGAAGCAGATCGGCTACAACGTGATCTTCATGATCGCGGCGATGAACAACGTCCCCGACACGCTCACCGAAACCGCGGCGCTCGACGGCGTGGGCGGACTGAGTCGGCTCGTGTTCGTCTACGTGCCGATCATGACGCCGACGCTGTTCTTCCTCGTCATCATCAACACGATCTACGCCTTCTTCAGCACGTTCGCCTTCGTCGATCTCCTGACGAGCGGGGGCCCCTCGAACGCGACGAACGTCCTGATCTTCGACCTGTATCAGGAGGCGTTCTCCTTTTTCAACTTCGGGGTCGCCTCCACGAAATCCGTCGTGTTGTTCCTCATCGTCGGCGTGCTGATGTACGTCCAGTTCAGAGTGACTGACAGTTACTCGTACTACGGTGCCTGA
- a CDS encoding ABC transporter substrate-binding protein codes for MGGTNGETLDRIATDFEDQSGIGVNMEFQDSYENVLTNTLSAFDSGNVSDMLQVDSLFAQQVLDTGQVRRVEEILPDDFDADVFLDNVAEFFTVDGELASLPFNNSNAIMYINRDAFEQAGLDPDDPPRTLAEVRSASRSLVDQGVTQYGITWPNHVWFVETWYGFEGELLTDGENGHGGTPSEFRTPQATYDLYEWWKGMSDDDLYTNPGIEAWGEATSLFIEQEVGMVLTSTASVAGLIADSEDFEVGAAQYPSISETRVGPVIGGASFYVPDGLPEERYGEIGRLLEYMSQPAVQTEWHKGSGYYPITQPSVDSLREDGWFEENPMYGVALEQLQSGDASDPATKRALLGPARNVQTVIQDKSVDILNAADVDAEIEALKTEVDAVLSEYYD; via the coding sequence ATGGGCGGGACGAACGGCGAGACCCTCGATCGGATCGCCACGGACTTCGAGGATCAGTCCGGAATCGGCGTGAACATGGAGTTTCAGGACTCCTACGAGAACGTCCTGACGAACACGCTGTCCGCGTTCGACTCCGGGAACGTCTCGGACATGCTTCAGGTCGACAGCCTCTTCGCCCAACAGGTGCTCGACACCGGACAGGTGCGTCGCGTCGAGGAGATCCTTCCGGACGACTTCGACGCCGACGTGTTCCTCGACAACGTCGCGGAGTTCTTCACCGTTGACGGCGAACTCGCCTCCCTGCCGTTCAACAACTCGAACGCGATCATGTACATCAACCGGGACGCGTTCGAGCAAGCCGGTCTCGACCCCGACGACCCGCCGCGAACGCTGGCCGAGGTCCGGAGCGCGTCCCGGTCGCTGGTCGACCAGGGCGTCACCCAGTACGGCATCACCTGGCCGAACCACGTGTGGTTCGTCGAGACGTGGTACGGCTTCGAGGGCGAACTGCTGACCGACGGCGAGAACGGCCACGGCGGGACGCCGTCGGAGTTCCGGACCCCCCAGGCGACCTACGACCTCTACGAGTGGTGGAAAGGCATGTCCGACGACGACCTCTACACGAACCCGGGAATCGAGGCCTGGGGCGAGGCGACCTCCCTGTTCATCGAGCAGGAGGTCGGGATGGTGCTCACCAGCACGGCCTCGGTCGCCGGGCTGATCGCCGACTCGGAAGACTTCGAGGTCGGCGCGGCACAGTACCCGAGCATCAGCGAGACCCGCGTCGGCCCGGTGATCGGCGGCGCCTCCTTCTACGTCCCCGATGGGTTGCCCGAGGAGCGGTACGGGGAGATCGGCCGGCTCCTCGAGTACATGTCACAGCCGGCGGTCCAGACCGAGTGGCACAAGGGATCGGGCTACTACCCGATCACGCAACCGTCGGTCGACTCGCTCCGGGAGGACGGGTGGTTCGAGGAGAACCCGATGTACGGGGTCGCGCTCGAACAGCTCCAGAGCGGCGACGCGAGCGATCCCGCGACGAAACGCGCGCTCCTCGGACCGGCACGCAACGTGCAGACGGTCATCCAGGACAAGTCGGTCGACATCCTGAACGCCGCCGACGTCGACGCCGAAATCGAGGCGCTCAAAACGGAGGTCGACGCCGTGTTGAGCGAGTACTACGACTGA
- a CDS encoding bacterio-opsin activator domain-containing protein has protein sequence MSLIAEFTVAADNFALRDALTAAPEMLIEIEEVVATMEDRVMPYFWVSNGDRAEFESALRDDASVQNITQVDELENAVLYRAEWTSNVESVVYAYTEVGATILQATGQGDQWELTMRFDDNDSLSQFQTYCRDHEIDFDLTRLTEQDQPMASTQFGLTATQRETLVAARDAGYYSVPQEVTMDDLAAELGISRQALSKRLHYGHHNLITSTLTVGQPDE, from the coding sequence ATGAGTCTCATCGCCGAGTTCACCGTCGCAGCCGACAATTTTGCCCTCCGTGATGCACTGACCGCTGCCCCGGAGATGCTCATCGAGATCGAGGAGGTCGTGGCGACGATGGAGGACCGGGTCATGCCGTACTTCTGGGTCAGCAACGGCGACCGAGCGGAGTTCGAATCGGCGCTCCGGGACGACGCGTCCGTCCAGAACATCACGCAGGTGGACGAACTGGAGAACGCCGTCCTCTATCGCGCCGAGTGGACGAGCAACGTCGAATCCGTCGTGTACGCCTACACCGAGGTCGGCGCGACGATCCTCCAGGCGACCGGGCAGGGTGACCAGTGGGAGCTGACGATGCGCTTCGACGACAACGACAGTCTCTCCCAGTTTCAGACGTATTGCCGTGACCACGAGATCGACTTCGACCTCACGCGCCTGACCGAACAGGACCAGCCGATGGCGAGTACCCAGTTCGGGCTCACCGCGACCCAGCGCGAAACGCTCGTGGCCGCACGCGACGCCGGCTACTACAGCGTCCCCCAGGAGGTGACCATGGACGACCTCGCGGCCGAACTCGGAATCTCCCGACAGGCGCTCTCGAAGCGATTACACTACGGCCATCACAATCTCATCACGAGCACGCTCACCGTCGGGCAGCCGGACGAATAA